The segment TGGACCGGCGCGACGACCACCACGACCGGCACGATCAGCGCGAGCGTGCCGGCCCACGGCACCGTCGTCTACCGGGTCAGCGGTGGAACGAGCACCCCGCCGACCGGCACCACGATCGTCAGCGCCTCCTCGGGACGCTGCCTCGACGTGCCGAACGGCAACACCGCCAACGGCACCCAGCCGGTCATCTGGGACTGCAACGGCGGCACCAACCAGCGGTGGACCACGTCCGGCGGGAGCGTCCAGGCGCTCGGCAAGTGCCTGGACGCCCCGATCGGCGCGGCCCCCGGCGCCAAGGTCCAGCTCTGGGACTGCAACGGCGGCACCAACCAGCAGTGGACGTTCAACGGCGACGGCACGATCCGCGGCGTGCAGTCGGGGCTCTGCCTGGACGTCGACCGCAACCTGACCGCGAACGGCACGCTCGTACTGTTGTGGACCTGCAGCGCGGCCGTGAACCAGAGATGGAGCCGCGCGTGATGCTGAAGAGAATCCTGTGGGTCTTCGCGCTGCTGTGCGCGGCCGTCGCGGTCCCGTCCGCCGCCGCGCAGGCGGACAACCCGATCGTGCAGACCGTCTACACCGCTGACCCGGCGCCGCTGGTGCACAACGGCCGCGTCTATCTGTACACCGGTCACGACGAGGACAACTCGACCTACTTCACCATGCGCGAGTGGCGGCTGTACTCGTCCGCCGACATGGTCAACTGGACCGATCACGGCTCGCCGATGAGCCTGGCCACCTTCAGCTGGGCCAGCGCCGACGCCTGGGCCGGGCACGTGATCCAGCGCAATAACAAGTTCTACTGGTACGTCCCGGTCAAGAACCGCGCGACCGGGCGGATGGCCATCGGTGTGGGCGTGGCCAACAGCCCGACCGGGCCGTTCACCGACGCCCTCGGGCGCCCGCTGGTCGAGAACGGGGAGATCGATCCGCACGCGTTCATCGACGACAACGGCCAGGCGTACCTGTACTGGGGCAACCCCAACCTCTGGTACGTGCGACTGAACGCCGACATGACCAGCTACTCCGGCGGCGTGAACCAGATCCCGTTGACCACCGCCGGTTTCGGCACTCGCACCGGCAACACGGCCCGCCCCACGCTGTACGAAGAGGGGCCCTGGGTCTACAAGCGCAACGGTCTCTACTACAACGTCTTCGCCGCCAAGTGCTGTTCGGAGTTCATCGGCTACTCCACGGCACCCGGCCCGACCGGGCCCTGGACCTACCGCGGCACCGTGATGCCCACCCAGGGCAGCAGCTTCACGAACCATGCCGGAGTCATCGACTTCAACGGCAATTCGTACTTCTTCTACCACAACGGCGCGCTGCCCGGCGGCGGCGGATACACCCGCTCGGTCGCGGTGGAGAGGTTCAGTTACAACGCCGACGGCACCATTCCGACGATCACGATGACCACGGCCGGGGCGCCGCAGGTCGGGACGCTCAACCCGTACGTGCGGCAGGAGGCCGAGACGATCGCCTGGAGCTCCGGCGTCGAGACCGAACCGGCGAGCGAGGGCGGCCTGAACGTCGGCTTCCTCGACAACGGCGACTACATCAAGGTCAAGGGCGTCGCCTTCGGCTCCGGCGCGACCTCGTTCTCCGCGCGGGTCGCCTCGGCGACCGCCGGTGGCCGCATCGAACTGCGGCTGGGCAGCCCCACCGGCACGCTGGCCGGAACCTGTACGGTGCCGGGCACCGGCGGCTGGCAGGCCTGGACGACGGTCACCTGCCCGGTCAGTGGCGCCACCGGCACCCAGGACCTGTACCTGCGGTTCACCGGCGGCACCGGATCGCTGTTCAACATGAACTGGTGGCAGTTCGCCGGTGCGGCCGGCACGAATCTGCTCGCCAACGGCACCGCGGAGAACGGCACTACGGGCTGGCGGGTGTTCGGCAGCGGCACCCTGTCCTCGGACACCGCGGTGGTGCACGGCGGCGCGCGCTCGCTGGCGATCGACGGTCGCACCGCCGCGTGGAACGGCGCCGGCCAGGAGGTCGGCTCGCAACTGGTGAACGGCCGCACCTACACCACCAACGTCTGGGTGCGCACCCGCGGCGGCAGCGCCACCACGGCCAAGGCCACCCTGGCGCTCACGGCAAACGGCACGACCAGCTACATCTCGCTGACGCCGGCTACCGCCGTCACCTCCACCGGCTGGACCGTGCTGTCCGGCACGGCGACCGTGTCGTGGACCGGCGCGCTGTCCGGCGCCACCTGGTACGTCGAGACGACGTCCGGCACCGACGGCTACCACCTCGACGATGCGGTGTTCCAGTGAACCCTTCATGCTCTTCGGGAGAGAACCATGACCAGATCTAGAACGGTCCGGGCCGGGCTGACGTCCGCCGGTGTCGCGCTGCTGGCGTCGACGGCCGCCGTCGTGGCGATGCCCGCCGATGCCGCGGCCGCCGGTTGCTCGGTGAAGTACACGGTGTCGTCACAGTGGCAGGGCGGATTCGGCGCCAACGTGGCGATCACGAACCTGGGTGACGCGCTGTCCGGGTGGACGCTGACATGGTCGTACGGCGCTGGGCAGACCGTGACGCAGGCGTGGAACGCGACCGTCACGCAGAGCGGCGCGGCGGTGACCGCGCGGAACGTCAGCTACAACGGCTCGGTCGCGACCAACGGCACGGTGTCGTTCGGATTCAACGGGTCCTGGACCGGCAGCAACCCGGTACCCACCGGCTTCGCCCTCAACGGTGTCGCCTGCACCGGAACGACCAGCCCGCCCTCACCGTCGGCGTCCGCGTCTCCGTCCACCTCGCCCTCGACGCCGGGCGGCTCGTGCACGCTCCCGTCGAGCTACCGCTGGACCTCCACCGGCGTGCTGGCCAACCCCCGGTCGCCGTGGGTGTCGCTGAAGGACTTCACCAATGTCGTGCACAACGGCAAGCACCTGGTCTACGCGTCGAACGTCTCCGGATCCAGCTA is part of the Actinoplanes sp. NBC_00393 genome and harbors:
- a CDS encoding family 43 glycosylhydrolase — protein: MLKRILWVFALLCAAVAVPSAAAQADNPIVQTVYTADPAPLVHNGRVYLYTGHDEDNSTYFTMREWRLYSSADMVNWTDHGSPMSLATFSWASADAWAGHVIQRNNKFYWYVPVKNRATGRMAIGVGVANSPTGPFTDALGRPLVENGEIDPHAFIDDNGQAYLYWGNPNLWYVRLNADMTSYSGGVNQIPLTTAGFGTRTGNTARPTLYEEGPWVYKRNGLYYNVFAAKCCSEFIGYSTAPGPTGPWTYRGTVMPTQGSSFTNHAGVIDFNGNSYFFYHNGALPGGGGYTRSVAVERFSYNADGTIPTITMTTAGAPQVGTLNPYVRQEAETIAWSSGVETEPASEGGLNVGFLDNGDYIKVKGVAFGSGATSFSARVASATAGGRIELRLGSPTGTLAGTCTVPGTGGWQAWTTVTCPVSGATGTQDLYLRFTGGTGSLFNMNWWQFAGAAGTNLLANGTAENGTTGWRVFGSGTLSSDTAVVHGGARSLAIDGRTAAWNGAGQEVGSQLVNGRTYTTNVWVRTRGGSATTAKATLALTANGTTSYISLTPATAVTSTGWTVLSGTATVSWTGALSGATWYVETTSGTDGYHLDDAVFQ